Genomic window (Amphiura filiformis unplaced genomic scaffold, Afil_fr2py scaffold_48, whole genome shotgun sequence):
GGTGTTGTTTACGTCATCTGTGTTCTGGCATACACCTTTCAgagaaaaaaataccaaaaaatttcattttaatatagTGTGCTCAATATTTTACTTTTGCAATGGCAAGCAAGTTTGTATATTTTGCAAATATGAATTAAGTTATAATACATTTTGCGTTTATATTAATCTACAACCACTTTCATATATAATATATCCTAGGTAACTGCCTTCGCTTAAACCACATGCATGCACCGATCCACACGTTTTCGACCTCGCTTTAACATGCGTGCTTACTAAGGGCACATATAGACATGTGCGGCAGTAGGCTACAGTAATATAGGTGTGATATATCTTGAACATTTTGGTGATTTTCTGTCGTGAAATGCTTTTTTAAATGGACTTTGCTACTACTTCAAATATGACTTTTGTTTAGAATTTAATAATATTTACAACGATTTTAATTGAACCATATTGGGGATATATTTGCCAACGATTTTATATGATAATGATTCAACAAGATAACCGGGGCTCTATAATAACATTGTCAATAGTGTGTAGGCGTTCAGAAAAGCATTTGCATTAAACCGATCTTTATAAATCAAAgaagaaaacatatttttacGTCTCTCTCCGACTCTCGAATATATTTCAGAAAATGCCTGATCTATCAAGGGCATCgatatataccatgtatacgataCAACATTTATCATTAGGATAACTGATACTTGATTACCATGGTGTATTTCGCTTTATAATTTCACCGAGCCTAGCTATATTATATAGTGTAGTCACTATTCgttaaaatgaatattttaaatatgCTTATAACAGGCAAATACTGATATACATGATATTGCACACAAATCcgacaaatttaaaaataacattcgtATTGAAGTTGAATTCAGAAGCACTTGTTAAGGCCTGTGTTATCTCACTTTGTGTAGAACCTGAAACTAGAATGTATTTCACCCACATTTGGattgaaatgctgttttgttactGTGATTTGCAAAGAAAACAACAAGCTTTCGATGCATGATAGGGCTTTAGAATGAATATCAATGGAATAAATGTCAAAAGTTGGTTATAGCCGGTATGTCTTCTTCTTGTTTGggatatatattaatattaattttttttatattaaaatcatattttttaataaattgctaTTTGAGGCAAGAGCCACAAGGGATCTTCCATAAATCAGTGCTGTTTCCTATCTTATGATACTCATCAGTCACCATGCGAGTTTAAAAATAGATCCGTAACTGCGGCATGTAATACCGTGTTCCATGTGTAGCTATGGGAGGGTGGGTAGTAAGAGTCGGCCAGATTTCAATGAATGAATTTCACTGGGTGATGTCAGCGTATCTTTAATTACATTCTTAAAGCAATGTCAGATTCTTAAATAAGTGTATGCGGATCCGGAAAACACCGAGAATGTTGTTGCGTTTGAATGACGTAGATTGCAAGCAGGACTATTGCCTGTGTTCTCCGTGAGGATGACATCTTCGTTGTATATTTCGAGATGTTGGCATATTATGACCTTCTTGGTGGCATTTTCAGGAGATGCTGCATACATTCCGACTTGCGTAATAGGTTAGTGTTCGCCAGGTGTGCGTAAGAAGCAGTAAACAACGACTGCTTTTTAACACGGCAGATTAAGTTTCATGAAATCGAAAACGATCAACTTTTGTTTAATCTAATCCATAGGGTGGGAGATGTTTAAacttaaaaacaatattttcctaactactactattattataacgaatttaataataaatgaacaaaataGGTAAaccaaaataagtaaataatcatAACAAATGTAAAATCAGTGAACATTCCTTTTGATGATAAATATCACTGCAAGCCGTTTGACAATATCCATTTGATCAACTTTGGAAAGttatctaaaaataaaaaaaaatccgcatATAGCTTTAACAATGCGCAGCAGCTGGTTTGAATGTCCTTTATTTGCATGTTCAGTTTATGGTTAATgtcaattttgtgtgtgtgattgCGCTGTGTAACTTAAATAAATGTATAGATCTTTAGATCTGACCAAGCTGTTACAGTACAGCAAATATTGAAATAATCTTTTGTCCATACGTAATCAATCGACCTTCACCTCAATCCAATCATTGATTATTTTAATATGCTAAGTTTAAGATCAATAAACAGGTTGCCGTTGGTCCAAGACCATGTATGTTGAGAAGAAATGAACTTGACATGAATTGCGTTAAAATCTGTTCAGGCCcagtattttttatttaattttgaacCTTTGTTTATATCTATGATATTAATAAAGCATGGACAAAGTGGTCAGAAATTTAAAATCATCAATTTCCTTTTCCGTTTGTCAATAATATGATAACAAAGATAATGTAAGTACTAAGTAGGCCTAGTCTTTGTCTTCTTACTACATGAAGCACTAATTGACCGGAACATCCATAAGCAGGGTCAAGTCAGTCCAATTATGTCTGCCGATATCTAAAACGTCAGAATGAATTTCAATGTTTTCCTCATTGACACGCATGTCTTATAATAAGACTAAAGCAACACGGGACCTGCTTTTGGAACATACCATCATTTATAAATACCTAGAATTACAAAATTGTTGCACGTTCAAGTCGTTAATCATCATCAATATTGCAACGAAAATAATGTCAACTAGATATTTTTGGGTCTAGCTAACAGTAGTGTCATCAATCTTTAAGGATACGATTTTAACAAATATCTTGTTCATAACATGGAGCATATAGGATGCCCTACACTATAAATAGCTGTTTTCTTACAAACTTTCTTTTTTGAAGAGTTTTTGTTAATGCATAAAACGAATTCGTGCACGTATTTCCATTAGCTTCCATTATGGGTTAAATAAACgaaagaaatatattaaacaTATATCAATAGGCCTAATTGAATGTTTGAAAAAGACAGTACATACATATTGTTTTGGGAATACGGTACCATTACACGaaaatcatgaaaatgctgaaatcgCGTGGGCGGGGTTCATATAGACTTGAAAGTACATTCCAAAAAACTATAGTATAATGATAGTGACAATGACAATGTTCCTGTTGAGCAATTTAATATAACTTTAATTATAATACATAATGACTATTGTTCAAACAGATAGACCCTATATAATATATTGCAAACGCTGAATTCAACGAATTATTATTAAAACGTCAGTTATTCAATTAAAATAGCGATGAATGAAAGTGAAGCCTTTGATACACGAGGTAATTGCATTGTCGCAACGATGGAACTCAtttggctattccacttgaaaaccACACGCCCCCTAcgtaagacatgactttaatcttccacacagggagtgtgaatttcaaatggggtatgactccatttgaaatctacacctccctgtggaagagtaaggtcatgtctcccatacggggtgtaaggatttaactggaatagcacattgccaACACAATCATTTTCTTAACCATTTTAACCATTATTCAATAGTGGATGGAACTTGCGAACACGCACCGTACGTCACCGTGTTTTAAATTGGGCTTTTTGGGCAGTGCTATGAAATAACAGAAACGGGAATATTCCCTCACTAAAGCATATGTAATTGTTAAAAGTTCACCAAGGCGACGACAGAGCCATACGTAGATTGCGGTACATCCGTTTTTAACACGCAGTGATCGATACTACTGACGTCACTAGCACAACACGGGAATGACACTTAACAATTCAACCGATTTTCCACATTTTTTTCACATCAAAGTTTGATGAATTATGACAATTTTAAAGTATGTGGCATAAAAATCGAATCCATTCCAATTAGATGTTGGTTAGCATATTAGAAATATGTCAAATGGTCTATTAAATAATTCATTGTTGCCACATGTAATTGTATTGAAGCAATTTAAcgcaatgctatctaccgtagatagcagatTTCAGAAGACCTATACTGCGATACAATTGGCGTGCTGGACATAGGCCGGCTTCAACGtaaaaatttcaagttttgagatattttctgacaatatcaagagctattttaagaaccactgaactaatactaggcttctttgtactcatttaaatacatttttcatgctgattccaaatatggtcatgaaaatgtgaaaatctaaaatttttgaaaaaatgaaacttgtgtGTAGTTGACATCCGTATGGAGAGGGTTAAGTGGGGCAATGTTGGAGGCGGTACGCTTTACGTGCTGACTATAAACTTCAAAATGTATTTGAAAAAagttttgagaaaatattgagagctatcccaagaaccactgaaccaatgctgGGTTTATTCTCATGTtactgcatttttcatactgatcccaaaatatggtaatgaaaatgtacaattctttttttttttttaaagaaattgttGGAACCGTGTAGAGATGGTTTAGTGGTAATGCGTGGTAAGACCCCTTTATCTGGTgacaaaattaatgttaaaattGAATATCTTTTTGAATAGCATACTCCCTTTCTTAAATCTATGACAAATTTCAAATGATATACTTAATGCATGCTCCATGTGTATCTACTAACTGCACGTTCCACATTTTTAATTGAATATTAGGTTGAAATCAATGCATAGTCTACCCGTAACTATATTAAAATGTCATACAGGAAAATAATATAGTGTGCAGGAAATATATAGCAATAAACCAGGTGCCTGTGTGTGTACATGCGTGGTTAATTTTAATAGCGCACAGATACATTATAGCAGCAGTCTATGGCTGCTAAAATCATTCACTATGGCCGGTTTTCTTGTGAAGCATACCATGCGTGGTAATTAAAGGAGTCCACTATAATAGTTGATTAATTATGcattgatgatgacaatgatagcctaatacatttgggtgtcttTCTAATTACATTtggtttgggtgtattccttatatATTTAGTTGTAaatacatttgtgtgtattcctTATATATTTGGTgggggtgtattcctaatacattttggtgtattttttaaacagttttgagTTTTTAGTTCATTTACTTTGATATTTGGctttaatattttgacatttgtttCTTTATATCAACAACTAATTGTCTGTATAGTATTCTGAGGTTATACCACAAACTAACTAATTTTCCTATTTTTGTCATTTGTACAGGTTCTACAAACAAAGAGTATTGTCAACCACACACCAATCATGAAACCTGAATTAGCAAGTGCTATCAATTTTATCCTGGGTCACTTATACAACAAGTTGCCACGGCGACGAGTAGACATTTTTGCTGAAGAATTAGAGAAGGCGATGGAGATGAAATTTGCAGGACACTGGTATCCGGGTTACCCGAACAAAGGCTCTGGTTATCGCAGTTTGCGAGTCAGTCAAACATTATTAGATCCAGCAATTGCTATTGCTATCCATGAAAGCGGACTTAATCTTGATGACATTGTCAGTAATCTCCCGGAAGATTTAATGGTTTGGGTCGACCCTGGTGAAGTATCGTACCGAGTTGGTGAAAAAGGAATCGTCACAGTAATCTACAAAGATAAAACCAAACAAGAGTCCCATCAGCAAGCCCCTGTCGTGCAGGACGCGACATCCCCCAGCACATCACCAACACCTGTTTCCATCCCTAGCCCAGTGACTGTACCACCAGTGACTGCACCAGTATCAAACGCGCACGTGGAGCCAACTTACGTGGAGCCAACATATGTGGAACCATCTTACGTGGAGCCACCTTATGTGGAGCCACCTCCTTTAGTGGCTCCAATCCCACAAATGCCACCTCAAGCAATTCCAACCACACAACCACAGCCATTAGGGGCTCCACCACAACTTATGACGCCACAAGAATTCAACTACAATCCAGAGGCTAAAGAGTTTCTTCCGATGGATGGCTTAACTTCTTCGCTAGGAAACATGCAGTTAGGATCTCCTGGATCAACGCTAGGGTACCAACACATGGGCCAACTTGGCTTTAATCCAATTGCACCCCCGATGCCGGTGCAAAAGCCCCGACCTGTATCAGCACCAGGAACATCAAGACCCAGTTCGCTAACTTTTACAGCCGCATCCTTTGCACAGACCAAATTCGGCTCTACCAAACTGAAGAGTTCTGGTAAGCGTGTGAACTTTCAGCAGCTTTCCCCAACTGAGTTTGCCAATTATATGAAGCAACGCTCTGCCATGAAGAGCTTCCGTGGACAACGATCTCCTGTTAACACTCGCGATATTTCTACTCTCCAACAGACATCAAAAGAAGAAGCGATCAATGGATGGCTGGACCATTCCATGGCTCCCAACACCACTCACCCGCTGCCCTGAGTCCTGAACCTAGCCAACAGACAGGTTCGGATCCCTTTGCTAATAACAGTTGGATGTTTTATGATGGATGGAGTACGAGCACATCTACTGCTGAGCAGTATGCTCCACACTCCCTCATCGCCGCCAACTAAAATATAACTGTAATATTTAACTGGTGATGGTGCCAGCAGGGTGTGGAGGGGCGGGTGGGTGTGTGAATTGGGTTTATCCATTTGAAGTCCACACTCATGGAAGATTTTCAAAATatctttcaaatggaattagcacattaatcaaCTCTATTTGGAACTCACCCTCCTTTTGTGaaagattcgggttgaatctttctaagagggtgtatgaaattccaaTGGAgttacctaatgtgttcattccatttgatattcacactccccctgtggaagatatttctaacatcttccacaggggtagtgtggattttaaatggactaACCCAATACTGCAAGAAATCACTTGGTGTTTTCcacaaaattattttattatctaTTTCAGAGTGAAATAGAAACTTACAACTCTTCGTGTTGATTTTATAAAATTTGTGCAAGTGTGGTCGCAATTTTAGACCCACTTTTGTATAACTTGTGCTGAAATCAATGGTTGTTGGGAGTTGGTGCGTGGTAGGGTTTAGGGTTGAAATACTCCTGGGAGCACCGTCACTGGGTAAAAAAGTGTCATCTTTCAGGCAGAATTGAGTATATATTTAGTTGATTCACCATATCAATAATCCTACATATTTGAACATATCTGGTACTTGATTTATTGTGGCATTTACAGAGAAGTACAAAAACATACTGTTTTTTATCAAAGTACATTTTATGAAGAATATTTACAAATCATTTCAGTTTGCCTGAAAGATGAAGTATAACAGCTCATATAGTGTGGTCAATATCAATAATGACCTATGACCTAAGGTCATGTATTTTGCTACCATGGCAATGGTGTCAAGGGTCATATGGTGTTGACCTCACATTAGGCTCTTTGCCAGCCTTTTTATTATTTTACACTTATGATGAAACCATACAGAGTACTTTAGAGCATCATAACTTGcacaatgtattattattattattgttatgggGAAAAGGTTTATTTTTTGATCACTAGTTTAGTAAACGGCCATTTCCAACCGTATTTCTAGTTTATCATCACAAtgtattttcatattttaaaaacattaagtaGGCAGTGCAGAGCTAAACCAAAGTTGTTTACATATATTTCTTGTATTTTCtcattatgtcaacatttttttcCACCAACTCCAAGCAACAAATAtgagttttaatattttatgtatcaCTTGTAAAAAAGATaaatgaaaaatctaaaaaaaagtaaGTTAAGTCACTTTCACATGCCATTCCACTTTGCTAAGGTTTTGACATTTATTTGACAAAAAgccaaaagaaaaaaagaaatattgtaaattaaaaaaaaaaaataacatgccAAATCATTTGGcagtccagcaaacacaaaatattgtcATAGCATTTTGAAAATGGGCTATTAtcatctgaaatccatacacccaggaAGACAACTTTAAtcattcacagagggagtatgtgtttcaaatggggttacctgaatgggtgactccatgtgaGATAACACCTGTGTGTaagatatcttccatagggggtgtatagatttaactggaatagcccactgatgcacaaaagttgccaaaacacaAATGTCAGGTTTATacataaatgttataatcaaaaTAACATTTTCTAAAAATCTTTCTAAACATTGTCACAAGACATTGAAATATATGTTGTTTAATTGCTGACAAAAGATGATGTATTTAAATGTTTGCAAACCacattttacagtaacattttgataacattgaaaaaattgatgtttagTAGAATGTTTTCCTATTCTTTAAATGTCAACCCATCATTTAAagttatgtaaacattttataaatattttaaaaagttttaaaactaaaagatattttgtgtttgctggatgggTTTATAATAAGTTACATTAAAaatatcattaatttttttataataattttgtaatatttatcaTCTTGAAAAAAAGTCTGTAACTATAATTATCATGACCTTTGACTTCCACAAATTAGACAAAAGCATTGTGGGAAATATGTGTGAGACTGACCTATCAATGCCTACTTAGTAGTGTACTCTTTGCTTCACGTCCAGTCTGGTAGAGATGTCAGTGCTTTATGCTTGGCATGCTAGCTATAGGCTTcaacaaagttttgagatatttctcaaaattaaattatcaagAGGTATctcaatactaggcgtgtttgtactcattttaattcatttttcatgccgattccaaatatggtcatgaaaatgtacaattctgaaatattttgaatttttatagaaaatttggaacttgtggtctgcagttgacacccataTGGGCTGCAAACTTGTCAACAAAAGACTAACAAAACACCCTTGCACAGGTGTATAGTATACCCCCTGTGGGATAAGGTTAGGGCACGATACTGCGATCACTAAATGCAAAGATTTATCATTTTAATGAcgaaatgaggttaattttggtttgatataggcctagataAAAAGGAAGATGTAAATCACAAATGTTGTTCCAGCCAATCAGCAaatacatcactaccaaactggatgtgaaacaaagtatagtcaaaccccagagaagatatcttacccttcccagaatcctttgcaacatgatgcaacaCCCTGTTACATCAAATGACAATTATATTACTTAGGTTCCCTTTGTTTCCATGttaagaatagactggctaaacatgggtcgatagtcaagaaataaacatattttgcaagatctggatatcCTGTTCATTAAGGTACTTCTTGTTACTATCGACCCTTGTTGCACCAGATAGCAAATCAGAACAGAaaactgaaatggaagaaatgcattgtgggaagtgtaagatatcttctctggccgAACCCAATTTAAGTACCTAATGTCACATTTACAATTCCATGTATGTTAATCTGTTTGATACCAAATTTCTATTtttagtattttgatttaaggaGAAAAAACTAGATGTTGAAGTATATAATGCAATTTTTACTATTTTGGTATTAAAATGAGAGATATTATTCAAGCTATGAGAAGTCGAATTTGTATTTGAATTGTGCAATAACCACTGaatttaatgatgatgataactaTTATTATGATCACGGTGCATGTATCTATTATATATCATTGTCTGATTCAAACTATTTATAAGTTcatattgaaaacattaaaagAGTGTTTTGGAACTTTGGCATCAAAATGTGTCTTCTGATTGAATT
Coding sequences:
- the LOC140144291 gene encoding protein Tob2-like, yielding MKPELASAINFILGHLYNKLPRRRVDIFAEELEKAMEMKFAGHWYPGYPNKGSGYRSLRVSQTLLDPAIAIAIHESGLNLDDIVSNLPEDLMVWVDPGEVSYRVGEKGIVTVIYKDKTKQESHQQAPVVQDATSPSTSPTPVSIPSPVTVPPVTAPVSNAHVEPTYVEPTYVEPSYVEPPYVEPPPLVAPIPQMPPQAIPTTQPQPLGAPPQLMTPQEFNYNPEAKEFLPMDGLTSSLGNMQLGSPGSTLGYQHMGQLGFNPIAPPMPVQKPRPVSAPGTSRPSSLTFTAASFAQTKFGSTKLKSSGKRVNFQQLSPTEFANYMKQRSAMKSFRGQRSPVNTRDISTLQQTSKEEAINGWLDHSMAPNTTHPLP